Within uncultured Methanoregula sp., the genomic segment GAATAATCCCATCGCTACCGCTATGACTACAATGAACCAGTAACCCACTCCGAATGCCAGCAGGATAGTCATGAACACCAGGTAGAGCAGTAATAATAACAGCCCGGTGAACCAGACCCTGGCCGTTAGGCCCCAGTCACGTTTCCATTCCATAATTAGTACATGTTCTCCTCCCCCCTCTCTTAAACCATTCGATAATCCCAAAAATCCGGGCTCTCAATGGGTTTTTATTTCCCGGGCACGCGCACCGGATCCCCACGGTCACTGCCAGAACCGGCATCCGCATCCTGTCTTTTGGGATCAATACAGGAAACTATTTTTTTGCCAACACCGGACTGATACGTATGGCTGAAGTCGATCCCGAAGCGCTGGCTGACGTGGCATACGGCATCTTCGAGCATCTCCTGAACCGCAGGCTGCGGGAGCAGGGCAAATACCTGTACATGTTTGTCGAAGGAGGCATCGATTTCAAAGCGGATCTTTCTGCGATCTTTGAGGCATTCCGGGAAGAGTATCCCCAACTCGCCGAAGCAATGATCGCCCGGTTTTCCGATATCGATACAATCTACCGCATGTTGTGCGAGGGGGAAGGAACGCTTCCCTCAAAAACCGCCCAGATGTACTGGATTGTGCTCGATGCACCCGGCAGCGCCCCCGAGGCAATCGAGGATGAGAATGCCGGGAAATGGCTGATCTTCCAGGAACCGGATCTCGCTGACGCCGCATGGAAGAAGGTGCGGGATGCCACCGTTGCTCTTGAACTGGGCATCT encodes:
- a CDS encoding putative phosphothreonine lyase domain-containg protein, with amino-acid sequence MAEVDPEALADVAYGIFEHLLNRRLREQGKYLYMFVEGGIDFKADLSAIFEAFREEYPQLAEAMIARFSDIDTIYRMLCEGEGTLPSKTAQMYWIVLDAPGSAPEAIEDENAGKWLIFQEPDLADAAWKKVRDATVALELGISAKVSTAKPNPDSRDNRKVIYVYTKDWADEADVMRVREKLRELGFVDRIGYKRNIETFAGEYAKKGKRVTYYSA